The sequence below is a genomic window from Patescibacteria group bacterium.
CCGTACGGCTGCTATTATGAAATCCTCTGGTGCCTGAACCGGCTACTAGCTTAACAATATCTGAATTGAGTTCAACTAATCTAACCCGATGACTACCAGACTCAGAAACAAAAACTTTATTAGCATAGTATTTTACATAAACTGGATAGGAAAAAACCGCTCTGGAAGCAAGTCCATCTAAATAGCCGTTTCGACCATCACCAGCTACTGTAGTAACTTTCCCCGTAGAAATTTTTACCCGACGTATTCGATGATTATCTCGATCAGCCACATATAAGTACTGACCTGAGGAATCAATATCTATGCCATAAGGATGATTAAATTTAGCGGCTGCGCCCATACCGTCAGCAAAACCAGCTTCACCCGAGCCAGCAATAAGCCAAGTTTGACCGTCTGAAATTCGTACCTTTCTAATACGGTTATTACCGGTATCAGAAACATACAAATACTGATCATCGGGAGAAATAACTAGATTAGCCGGAATATCAAAAAGAGTCGTATTTTTAGTACCTTCCTGATAGCCATTACCAGAGCCGGTAACATTAGTATCACCGCTGCCAGAGACTAAAAACGAGCTCTGATTGGCAATATTTACTCCTCTGATACGATTATTCCAGCGATCGGCTACATAGAGAGTATCACCGCTTGAATTAATGGTAATGCCGGAAATATTGGAAAATCGAGCGGCTGAGCCTGTCCCCTCTTCATTATTATAACTGTCAACACTGTTACCAATAACAAAGCTGGTATAACCAGTTGATAAATTTATTTTTCTGATTTTATTATTTTCAGCCAGGTAAATATAATTGCCATCCGGTGACTTGACCATATCATAAGGACGGCCGATTAAAGCACTGGTGGAATAGCCATTACGATAACCAAAACGGTCTGACCCGACATAAACTTCATTGTCAGAGGCATCATTTTTGTTATAGCGATGAATAGTGCCGTTGCCGGCCAAATAAATATAATCGCCATGAATACGCACACCCGAAGTCGGATAAATACTGGTCATCGAAGAGTCATAAGCAAACTGGGTAGTCTCCCCTGTTTCTGGATTAATTTTTCTAATAACCCCAATACGATTTTCATCCTCATCAGTCACATATAAATAACCTGAGGAAGCATCATAAGCAATGCCATAAACCATTCTAAAACTAGCATTACTGCCAGTACCTTCTTCATAAGCACTAGTGCTTGAGCCAGCAATTAAACTAACACTGCCAGTTGAAGTATTGACTTTAATTACACGATTATTACCTTCATCAGCCACATAAAGAGTGCTTCCGTCTGAAGAAATAGCCATTTTTCTGGGGCTGCTAATTGAAGTAGTTAAGTTATAAACAGCTCCGTTAGAGCGATTTACTTTTTTAATAGCATTATTACCGGTATCAGCAATATATAAATAATCGCCTTGAGCTAAAATGCCTTCTGGTGAAGATAACCCAGAAGAAATGTAAGTACTAACACTACCATAAACATCAACTTTACGAATCATGTTATTACCGGTATCAGCTACAAAGACATTGCCGGAAGAATCAACAGTCACTCCTTTAGGTAAAGCAAATTCGGAAAGTTCAGCCGAAGCATTATAATAACCATACTTACCACAACCAGCATGAGTATAAATTAGACCTTCTGGGGTTATTTTACGAATAACATTATTATAAGTATCCGCTATATAAAGATTACCTGAAGCGTCAAAAGCCACGTCATGAGGAAAATCTAAAAAAGAATCAGTAGCCGGCCCGCCATCTCCGGCATAAAGCTTACCCACAAAAGTAGTAGTATCACCATAGGCGGCTAGAGCTTGACTGGAAAAAACAAAAAAAAGACCTAAAATTAGTAAAGGTAAAAATAAATAAATTTTTCTCATAATTTTAAAATTTAATTTCTAATAACTAATTTAATTATATAATAATTAGCTCATAAAAAAAAGAGGGCGAATGTTGGTACATCCGCCCTTAAAGTTCAATAAGTTCAATTAATCCGGCAGATCCTCAGGATCTACCCGATATATGAATAATTTAGATTTTCCCTTCAATAGATTGAAGGTAAAATCTTTTGCCCCAAATAACTTTTTGGGGCGATTATAGCCAACTTCTAGAAAGCCATTGGCTCGCATTTGGACCAAGAGCCATTTCTGGCCTTTATAAAGGGCTGGCTTCCATTCAAAGTAAGGCCCGTATTCATGTCTGAGCCTAAAAAGTGGGGCAAAGACCGGTGCTCCCTCAAGGATATAATCACCTTGGTGATCATTTTTGGGATATAATAAATTCTTACTATCCCAATTTACTACTGAAGAGAATTTACCAACTTTAGACACTTGGTAAAACCCTCCAATATTTATACCCTCTTGGACATTAATTAAGATCAACTCGCCTTTAAAGACGGGAAGAAAATTATTTTCCCCGTCAAGGTCGAGATGTCTAACCAAACAATCGGTACTTTCAGGGGGTTTATAATCATTAGGAATCTCTATTCCCCGAGGATCAAAATTCTTTTCCTCTTCACTAACTCTTGTTTGTAAGTTAGTGCGAAAAGCCGAATTTTTCCAATTTTTTAAATCTATCTCAGGAAACAAATGAAACCATTTATAGCTTATAATAATTATTAGGATAATTAAAATTAAGCTAGCAAACTGACCCAGAGGATCTCTTTCTTTTTTAAATAAACCTAAAAACCATCTAAACACTAACCACAAGAAAACTCCGATTAACATATAGTACCGAAATACTATATAAAAGATATGACTCAAGCTCATACCCTTAACAACCTCTGGTACAGGTAAATAATAGCCGAAAGCATTATTCATTATCAGAGCCGTAAGAACTAGAGGCACGATCGCTTCTTTTAATCCGGTTAAGAATAAAGCTATTACCAGAAGAGCTAGAAAAACTAGCTGTAAATTTTCCTTTGAAAATTGTATTACCACTCCACCGTATATTAAAAACAATCCGTAAATTAGCCACAGTAAGGCGCCGATAAATCCTATAGTACTTATTATTTTTCTCCACCGCCAATTCTTTACTTTTATAAACTCTAGAAATTTCTTTCTAGTAATACCATAAACTAATAAAGAAATAAGCAGATAAAAAATAATAAATTGTTTTGAAAAAACAGAAGTTTCTTCTTTAACCACACTAGTTTTTTCAACTACCGGCTTTTCAACTACTTCTTGGGTTACCTGCTGAATGACTTCTTCTTCACTTCCGGAAAAAAATAAGACCTTCGGTGAAAAAATAGCAACAATCAAAAGGCTACCTAGGACAGTAATATAGATAATAGTACCAGTATGTTTACGTAAGAACGAAATAGTTTCCCAATACTTCTTTTTTAGAAATTTCTGACAATGCTTACACAGCTTCCACTTGAATTTCATTTTCATCAACTCCTTATCTTTTGATTTTTATTGTTATTTACAAGTTATTTAAAATTTAAAGGACAATCTATTATCATAAAGATAACAGATCATACTAGCATAAAAATATATTTTTGTCAAGTATGAAAAAAGGAGCTATTTATTATGGAAATAGCTCCCCTGTGAAAATTAATTGTTTACTCCCTGGAAGAGGTAGACTCTTCATCCACCTCATTCACCTCTTCAGGTAATATATCACGACCAACTTCAAAAGAAAGACCAGCTTTAGCTAGCATGTCGCTAACATTACCGACTCCCTGGGTAAAAACTACACGACCCTTGCCTTCTTCGCCAGCTAATCTTTCCTGGGCTTCCCAACCCCGCGTGATCAAGTAAGCAGAGCGCGCCTGCTCACTGAGCTTATTACCAGACTTAGGTTTAGTCTCAAAAGCTAAGATCTGTTGGCGCACTGATTCTCGAATACCAGCACCTCTAAGAGCTTCCGCTCTAGCCTTACCAGAAGACTCGATAATAGCTTTGCGTCTTTGAATAAGGGCTTTGAGCATTTCCTCGAGGTTGTCACGCAAACCGCTGATTTCTTCAAGATCAGTAATAGGCAGATCAATAATCTGAGTACCATAACGCTTCCAAATCATAGCTGCTTTACTATTGGGAGTAAAGAGATAAGGATTTTCTAATAGTGCTACTTCATCGAGCCCAAAGATTTTACCCTTATCTTTACGCCAACCGTCTTTTTCCTGCCACTTACTTTCTTCCCTTTTCTCAGATTCACCTCTATTTTCCTCCGAATTTTCCTGATTATCATCTCCTTTTATTTCTTTCCAAACACCATCAGCTTCGTTCCTAGCCTTTTCAGCCCATTTTTTCAATTTACAGAATTCTAGCTGATCTTTATCTTTGTCTAAACCTCGATCTTTTTTCTGCGACTCTTCGTATTCCTCGGCAGTCCCAAGTTCATCATCAGATAATTTTTGAGATCCCGCTTCTTTAGGAACAAAACCATGGTTTTTCTCGAAGGTTTTTCTGGCTAAATCGACCTCTCTTTCCCACTTCTGGGCTTTTTTTTCAAATAATTCAATGTTTTTGTTATTCATTAATTTAATATTAGTCAATGTCTGACCAATACCAAATTCCAAGCGCAAAAGTGATTGAGCTTCCTTAATAATCTCTGGCTGGTAGCTTTCGATATAAGCCTCTAAATCTTCCTCCATAGCTTTTAAACGCTTAATTTCCTCTTCATCAACCTTGACTTCGCCTTTTTTCATTTTAGCAAGTTTAGTTTCTACATCTTCAGCTGACTCTTTAAGAGTGCTGATACTTCCTTCTCGAAAAAACTTCAGCTGAGGTAGAATTCGGCGTAAGACTTCAAGGATTAGATCCTTGAAAGTGTCTTTTGGTTTTTTTAAGGTAAAGGCAGCTTTTTCATAATCCCAGAAACGAAGGATTATATCTAAAGCTACTGCTACCCCAGCTGGATCGCCGGATTCATAAAGAGGCACCCCATGGGGATCATAACCTGAAGACAATTCCTTTTTTATCGGATTATTAGTCCCATCTTTTATAATATTACCCTCTTTATCCTTTTCAAACTCTCTGTATTGAGAGAGAAGTCTTATAACCTCATCCCCCATAAAAAGAGAATGTCGTACTTCATCTTCACTTTCGTATTCAGACCAAGAAAAAGCCTGAACTGTGAAACGGGGATGAAAACCAATCCAAATCAAGCCATCGTCATGTTCATCCAGTAATATTATTTTATACTGAACTCCCATTTGTTCCATTTCCTTTTTCCAGCGAAGGACATGTTCTCTCAACTCAGTCGGCGAGTTGATAATCACTTTATTTATTTTGTTATAATCCATAATAAAAAGCATTTTATTATGGGGACAGATAGCAAAATAATGGCCTATCTTTGCCAAAGACTTTACCTTAGAAATAGCTTTCTGGTATAAATAAGGCGCCACCGAAATATAGGCTATAGTCAGAACAACAACCACCCAAAACATCTTGGGATGAATGAGTTTAGCTACCAGTAATAGTAGTATAAAAACTACCAATATACTCAATAGGTATACTCGGCCCCAATTTATTTTTTTTAATCTCATTTTCTCCACTCCCTTTCCTTTCAAGTAAAACAAAAAAAACATCAAATTCCGTGATTTATTTATTGGAGTAAACTCCTTTTTAAAGAACAAGTAAAGTTACAGACAATTATTTATTGTTAGTAACTATAGAGATTAGCATTTATTGTTAGATTTGTCAAGTGCCAGTATAAATCTCACAAAAAATATAGCGATTTTTTTAGGAAAGAAATTAAAGACTTAATTATAATAAGAATTGTCTTTCTTTTACGCGTAGGCGGAGATTCATCTCCGCTATAATTATTTTTTTTAAGAGCGTAGATGTCAGTCGCGACTGACATCTACTAAATTATTTTAAGCATATTTCTACTCAACTTGTCCCGAGCTGCGCGAGGCGATCTAAATAGTGATAAACACTATAGTGTTAAAGTGCTAAATAAAAGATTTATCTTTAATTAGCTCTATTTAATTATTAAAAACCGCCAGAAATATGTACCTAAAATTTAATAAAGTTTCCAGGGTTTACAAAATAAAAGTATCAGTAGTAACTTTTATTTTTTAAAGATTTCTCTGCTACTTCCCGTTACTTCTATTACATTTAATACCTTCTTCAAAGCCCTGACAAAAAATCTCTCCGTCTTTATCATTCCTCAATATCTCAATATCTTGATCATTCAATCTTTCAATAGCCGCCTCATGCGGATGGTCAAAACGGTTATCCTGACCGCACTGAATAATGGCATAGGCCGGGTTAACTTTCTTAATAAAATCACGATCTGAAGAATACTTTGAGCCATGATGCCCTACTTTTAAAACATCGGCTTTTACGGTTAAATTATTGGCTATTAGTTTTTTTTCTATCTCTTTAGAATTATCACCAGTGAATAAAAAACAATGCTCAAAATAACAAAGCCGATTGACAATAGAAGCGTCATTAAGATCCTCAAACTCTTGGCCTGTAATATCTTCAAAGGGATATAAAGTTTCTAAATATAAATTTTTTGATAAAATAAATTTGTCACCAGCTAAGGTTTCACTATAGTCAATTTCTTTTTCCTTAATTAATTTTTGCCACTGCTTATAAGTAGACGAATTATAATCAATATCAAAGCCCAAAACCTGATCGACTTCATATATTTTTAAAACTTCCACTAGTCCATTGACATGATCAGCGTGTGGATGAGTCAAAATCATTAGCTCAATATCTCGGTTCCAAAAACTCATGTGTTTATCCAATTCATTGATTACTGCTTTGCCCGGTCCCCCGTCAATAAGAATATCCTGACCAGCTGGAGTTTGAATTAATATAGAATCTCCCTGGCCAACATCTAAAAAATAAACCTTTAATAAATCATTTTTTGAAGAATTTAGACTAAATATTAAAAAACATACAATACTAATTAAGCCTAAAAAAACATAGAATAATTTTTTATTAGGAATAAACATAATTAATTTTTTAATTCTTTTCTAAAAAGTGGTTTTTTTATTAATATTATAATAAGGAAAATAATTAGATATATAATTAATATTAAATTAAAATCAAAGTTTTCTATGGCAAAAGAAGAGAATTTTATCTCACTTAAAAAACTAGCTGCTCCACTAATATATTTTAAAAGTAAATAACAAGGCCAAAATATTAATTGCCCCAAAGGTAAAAATATTAAGGAAAAAATTACACCCAGAAAACCGCTGATTAAGACAAAGGGTAAAACCGGCAGAACTAATACGTTAGCCAGAGGAGCAATTAAAGAAAATCTTTGAAAATAAAAAATTATTAAAGGCAGAGTAAAAAACTGGGCTGAGAGAGTCATTAAAACCGTACTTTTTATATTGAAAATTTCCGGAACTTTTTCTACTAATTTTTCTAAATAAGGACCAATATAAATCAAACCCAAAACGGCTAAAAAAGAGAGCTGAAAACCAATATCATATCTTAACAATTTAGGATTAACCAAAAGCATTAAACTGCCAGCTAGGACAAAAGCATTAGTCGAATTATTTAACCGGCCTAGATACATAGCCAATAAAACCAGAAAACCCATAATGCCGGCTCGCACGGCTGAAGACGGCATACCCACCAAAATAATAAATAGAAATAATCCGGCACTTGCCAGCCAAAAAGCTCGTCGGCGGTTTAAACCCAGACCCAAGGCTAAATTCATCAAAATACCGGCAATAATAGTGATGTGGAGCCCGGAAATGGCAATAATATGACTGATACCGGCTTTAGAAAAATTATCCCTAACCTCATCGGGAATTTCCTTTTTAAGGCCTAGCATCATAGCTTGCAAAATTGAAGACTGCGGTTGTTTAAGACTGATCTTAATAGTTTCAGACATGTGATTTCGTATTTTATATATATTGGCTAAAAACCAAGTCCCCTTATTTCTTTCTATAATCTCTATTTTCGGTTTATAGCTAACTAAATAAATATTATAACGACTTAGATAGGACCGATAATCAAAATCCTCAAAATTTTCTGGCTCTTTTATCTCTCCGGTTATTAATAAGATATCTCCGTAATGATATTCCGGATATAAACCAGAGGTGATTAATAAATTCTCATTTTTTAAATGGCTTTCTTTTATTTTTACTTTAACTTTTTGATTATCTCCTTTTGTCGGTTCCTTATAAACTAAACCTTTTAATTTTTGATTATTACTCTCTATTTGGGGCGGCTCTTTAATGCTTAACTGAAATCTAACCAGACCAGCCAGACAAAAAATTAAACAAAATAAAATAATTCTAAAAATTTTATACTGCCAAAATAAAATTATTAAAAAAATAATAATTATCAATAAAATGAATAAATAAAAATAATTAAAATAAAAAAAGGAAGCCAAAGCTAGGCCCAAAATAAAAGAAATTAATAAATATAAAAATATTTTTGATTTAGAAAAATAATTCATTTATTTTATCTTCATTTATATATTGATAAGGTTGTTTTGAATACTTTTTTGATAAATTATGCTTTTTATAATTATATTTAATGTAATTAATTGTATTACGGAGTCTTTTTGGGGTATTAATAATGCGAAAATTAAAACGAGTATGCCAAGGTGAATAAAAAATATTATATTGATTTCGCAATTGATAGCAATAATATGATTTAACAGCATGCATTAGATCAGATATATTATATTTACTACGGCTCGTTGTGGCTGCATTTTTAATTTTTCTTTTATTTTTTTCACTGCGGCCCGCTGTGGCCGCAGTTTCAAAAAGAGCAGGCGCAGCGGCCAGCGCTGGAATAAATTTTACTAACATATGAATATGATTATTTAAAATACTAAAAATATAAGGAAGAAAAAACTTTTTCTTACTGGAAATAAGAACAATTTTATATAATAATTTTGCCTTTTTTGTATCGGCAAAAAAAGGGTAATTATTTTTTGTATTAAAAGTAACAAAATAGGGAAATATATTTTGATATATCCTTCTTTGAGTCATTAAAAAAAGCGGCTCCTTTCATAAGCCACCTTATTTTTATCTTAAATTATTACTTATAAAAAGTCAAATTATTCCACGGTGACACTCTTAGCCAGATTTCTTGGCTGGTCCACATGACAGCCCCTTAAAACAGCCAAATGATAAGCCAGAAGCTGCAAAGGAATAACCGTTAATAAGGGTGTAATAATTTCTTCAGTCTCAGGTACATAAATAACGTGGTCAGCCATTTTTCTAATTCTTTCGTCTCCCTCAGTAGCTATACAAATAACCTTACCCTGACGAGCCTTAACTTCTTCAATATTGCTGATTATTTTTTCATAAATCGTGGAATTACCAGTAGCAATAAAAACCACCGGCATATTTTCATCTATCAAGGCGATGGGCCCGTGTTTCATTTCAGCCGCTGGATAGCCTTCAGCATGAATATATGATATCTCTTTAAGCTTTAAAGCTCCTTCCAAAGCTACTGGGAAATTATAACCACGTCCAAGGTACAAAAAATTATTTGCCTTTTTAAATCTACCCGCTAAATCTTTAACGACTTGGCTTTTATCTAAAGCTTTTTTTACCTGTTTTGGTATTACTTCCAAAGCTTTTAAATATTTTTTAATTTGCTCAGGCTTTTTTCTTTTCAATTCCTGAGCTAAATAAAGCGAGAAAAGATAAAGCGCTGTTACTTGAGAAGTAAAAGCTTTAGTCGAAGCCACACCAATTTCCGGTCCGGCATGAATATAAACACCAGCATCTGTTTCTCGGGCAATACTAGAGCCAACCACATTAACAATACCCATAACCTTGGCTCCTCTTTTCTTGGCTTCTTTTAAGGCGGCTAAGGTATCAGCTGTCTCACCCGATTGACTAATAACGATAATCAGAGTTTTTTTACCGATTATTGGATGACGATAACGAAATTCTGAAGCATAATCTACTTCCACTGGCACCCCAGCCATTTCTTCAATTAAATATTCGCCCAAAAGCCCAGCGTGCCAGGAAGTACCGCAAGCTGTGATAATTATTCTTTCAAAATCTTTAAATTTATCTTTTAAGGAGAAAAGTCCGCCTAATACTAATTTACCCTTGCTTGAATCAATTCGACCACGGAAAGCATTTTTAATAGTTTCTGGCTGTTCAAAAATTTCCTTTAACATATAGTGAGAATAATTTGCTTTTTCTAATTGCTGCAGATCCCAATCAACTTCTTTAATACATTTAATTACCTTACTATTGGTTATGGTAGATATTTTAAAGTCATTTCGACTCAAAACAGCCATTTCTTTATCGTCTAAATAAATCACTTTTTTAGTCTGAGAAATAAGCGGCGTAACATCTGAAGCTACAAAAAACTCATTTTCTTTTATACCAATTACCAAAGGACTACCGTTTTTAGCTACAATAATTTTATCCGGCTCATCACTGCAAACTATAGCTAATCCATAGGCACCCTCAAGTTGTACTAGGGCTTTTTGTACAGCTTTTTCAAAATTACCCTTATAATACTTTTCTATTAAATGAGCAATAACTTCGGTGTCAG
It includes:
- a CDS encoding ComEC/Rec2 family competence protein, which encodes MFIPNKKLFYVFLGLISIVCFLIFSLNSSKNDLLKVYFLDVGQGDSILIQTPAGQDILIDGGPGKAVINELDKHMSFWNRDIELMILTHPHADHVNGLVEVLKIYEVDQVLGFDIDYNSSTYKQWQKLIKEKEIDYSETLAGDKFILSKNLYLETLYPFEDITGQEFEDLNDASIVNRLCYFEHCFLFTGDNSKEIEKKLIANNLTVKADVLKVGHHGSKYSSDRDFIKKVNPAYAIIQCGQDNRFDHPHEAAIERLNDQDIEILRNDKDGEIFCQGFEEGIKCNRSNGK
- a CDS encoding ComEC/Rec2 family competence protein, with protein sequence MNYFSKSKIFLYLLISFILGLALASFFYFNYFYLFILLIIIIFLIILFWQYKIFRIILFCLIFCLAGLVRFQLSIKEPPQIESNNQKLKGLVYKEPTKGDNQKVKVKIKESHLKNENLLITSGLYPEYHYGDILLITGEIKEPENFEDFDYRSYLSRYNIYLVSYKPKIEIIERNKGTWFLANIYKIRNHMSETIKISLKQPQSSILQAMMLGLKKEIPDEVRDNFSKAGISHIIAISGLHITIIAGILMNLALGLGLNRRRAFWLASAGLFLFIILVGMPSSAVRAGIMGFLVLLAMYLGRLNNSTNAFVLAGSLMLLVNPKLLRYDIGFQLSFLAVLGLIYIGPYLEKLVEKVPEIFNIKSTVLMTLSAQFFTLPLIIFYFQRFSLIAPLANVLVLPVLPFVLISGFLGVIFSLIFLPLGQLIFWPCYLLLKYISGAASFLSEIKFSSFAIENFDFNLILIIYLIIFLIIILIKKPLFRKELKN
- a CDS encoding transposase, whose protein sequence is MTQRRIYQNIFPYFVTFNTKNNYPFFADTKKAKLLYKIVLISSKKKFFLPYIFSILNNHIHMLVKFIPALAAAPALFETAATAGRSEKNKRKIKNAATTSRSKYNISDLMHAVKSYYCYQLRNQYNIFYSPWHTRFNFRIINTPKRLRNTINYIKYNYKKHNLSKKYSKQPYQYINEDKINELFF
- the glmS gene encoding glutamine--fructose-6-phosphate transaminase (isomerizing), whose translation is MCGIVGYIGPKKTLPLLIKGLKRLEYRGYDSAGVVLVNKNKLVYRKCQGKIKELEKSIKKEGIEGSFGIGHTRWATHGRPNKKNAHPHFDCHKKIAVVHNGIIENYSLLKELLIKEGHKFISDTDTEVIAHLIEKYYKGNFEKAVQKALVQLEGAYGLAIVCSDEPDKIIVAKNGSPLVIGIKENEFFVASDVTPLISQTKKVIYLDDKEMAVLSRNDFKISTITNSKVIKCIKEVDWDLQQLEKANYSHYMLKEIFEQPETIKNAFRGRIDSSKGKLVLGGLFSLKDKFKDFERIIITACGTSWHAGLLGEYLIEEMAGVPVEVDYASEFRYRHPIIGKKTLIIVISQSGETADTLAALKEAKKRGAKVMGIVNVVGSSIARETDAGVYIHAGPEIGVASTKAFTSQVTALYLFSLYLAQELKRKKPEQIKKYLKALEVIPKQVKKALDKSQVVKDLAGRFKKANNFLYLGRGYNFPVALEGALKLKEISYIHAEGYPAAEMKHGPIALIDENMPVVFIATGNSTIYEKIISNIEEVKARQGKVICIATEGDERIRKMADHVIYVPETEEIITPLLTVIPLQLLAYHLAVLRGCHVDQPRNLAKSVTVE